A section of the Rhodothermales bacterium genome encodes:
- a CDS encoding lysoplasmalogenase family protein: protein MVTPVLLAIGVVACGLLLIAEYRRQTGGIMFWKMVAASVYLALAAPGVETAYGRLLMTALALSWIGDLLLLFDRKPAFFLGGLGGFFLAHIGFTVAMYAYGWDLVVFVGIYLFLGVLAHVWIWRGWLTHHVAGGMRVAVQLYLVAILVMVAAAISVSWQHQAPVFAVAALLFAVSDVAVARQQFVEATFENKIWGLPLYFSAQYLFAHTVGGP from the coding sequence ATGGTCACACCCGTACTACTTGCGATCGGCGTTGTCGCCTGCGGCCTCCTCCTCATTGCCGAATACCGCCGGCAGACCGGCGGCATCATGTTCTGGAAGATGGTGGCGGCCTCCGTGTACCTCGCCCTTGCGGCGCCAGGGGTTGAAACAGCATACGGTCGCCTCCTGATGACGGCGCTGGCGCTGTCCTGGATCGGGGATCTATTGCTGCTGTTCGATCGGAAGCCGGCGTTTTTCCTTGGGGGCCTCGGGGGATTCTTTCTGGCCCACATTGGATTCACGGTGGCCATGTACGCCTACGGGTGGGACCTGGTCGTTTTTGTGGGCATCTACCTGTTCCTCGGCGTTCTGGCGCATGTCTGGATCTGGCGCGGGTGGCTGACGCACCACGTCGCCGGCGGGATGCGTGTCGCCGTGCAGCTGTACCTCGTGGCCATTCTGGTGATGGTCGCCGCCGCGATCAGCGTGTCCTGGCAGCATCAGGCGCCCGTGTTTGCCGTGGCCGCTCTCCTGTTCGCCGTATCCGACGTCGCCGTAGCCCGGCAGCAGTTTGTCGAAGCGACCTTCGAAAACAAGATCTGGGGGTTGCCGCTGTACTTCTCGGCGCAATATCTGTTTGCGCATACGGTCGGCGGGCCGTGA